One genomic region from Rattus norvegicus strain BN/NHsdMcwi chromosome 10, GRCr8, whole genome shotgun sequence encodes:
- the Atp5mc1 gene encoding ATP synthase F(0) complex subunit C1, mitochondrial isoform X1 yields MQTTKALLISPVLIRSCTRGLIRPVSASLLSRPEAPSKKPSCCSSPLQVARREFQTSVISRDIDTAAKFIGAGAATVGVAGSGAGIGTVFGSLIIGYARNPSLKQQLFSYAILGFALSEAMGLFCLMVAFLILFAM; encoded by the exons ATGCAGACCACCAAGGCACTGCTCATTTCTCCAGTTCTG ATCCGCTCCTGTACCAGGGGTCTAATCaggcctgtgtctgcctccctcctGAGTAGACCAGAGGCTCCATCTAAAAAG CCTTCCTGCTGCAGCTCCCCTCTCCAGGTGGCCAGACGGGAATTCCAGACCAGTGTTATTTCCCGGGACATTGACACAGCAGCCAAGTTTATTGGTGCTGGGGCCGCCACAGTTGGTGTGGCTGGATCAGGGGCTGGCATTGGCACAGTGTTTGGTAGCTTGATTATTGGCTATGCCAG GAACCCGTCTCTCAAGCAGCAGCTCTTCTCCTATGCCATCCTGGGCTTTGCCCTGTCTGAGGCCATGGGGCTCTTCTGTTTGATGGTcgccttcctcatcctcttcgcCATGTGA